A genomic window from bacterium includes:
- a CDS encoding ABC transporter substrate-binding protein, with translation MTRKIPRRKFLQLSGVAAGALSAASAFRGLAPGAQASAVAAPATKFQEAPMLATLVQQGKLPALAERLPHAEDVLVVRPVKTAGEYGGTWHRVWKGPADFHAWQRLNYEEVLRWPRNPRDPIQQGLAKRWTFTDGGKTLTLYFRRGLKWSDGHPWTVDDVLFWWHDIELNKELSAAPHAEWVVGEKLMVPEKVDDYTLRLSFAAANGMVLRMLAFHGCQWPLSFERFGFYAPAHYLKQFHPKYNSAVTDYKLFNQKADDLNPQRPSMTPWPVSQYTPGSATLIADRNPYYWKVDPAGRQLPYIDRVEHTLVESNEAAAGLALSCRIDMQYRSMDLKKYPLFVEKSAACHYHVLRWASAQGGQVVFWPNQTYPHDPVLRKIFQDRNFRIALSYAIDRQKINAVSYLNQGVINGQLVVPDSPYFVPDVNTLYQQHDPKRAGEYLDKAGLKLGPDGKTRLRPDGRPLEITIETQMQGADLDAVQLTASDWNAVGVKAVVKTMSRDLYWPRATGNEVQIATWGTDRGIEPFVDPIYVFPFDERSWMAPAFGVYYKTGGARGERPTGPLARSQQLYDLFKVTVDQAKQVDLGKKLIRMAAEEATTITTVGVVPVPVIVKDNMENVPAHYTQDWVIMSPGNLDPCQFFFKKA, from the coding sequence ATGACCAGGAAGATCCCGCGACGAAAGTTTCTTCAACTCTCCGGCGTGGCCGCGGGGGCGCTCTCGGCCGCCTCCGCGTTCCGCGGACTTGCGCCGGGCGCACAGGCGAGTGCCGTGGCGGCGCCCGCAACGAAATTCCAGGAAGCCCCGATGCTCGCCACGCTGGTCCAGCAGGGCAAGCTGCCGGCGCTTGCCGAGCGCCTCCCGCATGCCGAGGACGTCCTCGTCGTCCGGCCGGTGAAGACGGCCGGCGAGTACGGCGGCACGTGGCATCGTGTCTGGAAGGGCCCTGCCGATTTTCACGCGTGGCAGCGACTAAACTACGAAGAGGTGCTGCGCTGGCCCCGGAATCCCAGGGACCCGATCCAGCAGGGGCTGGCCAAGCGCTGGACGTTCACCGACGGCGGAAAGACGCTGACCCTGTACTTCCGGCGAGGCCTCAAATGGTCCGACGGGCATCCGTGGACTGTTGATGACGTCCTGTTCTGGTGGCACGACATCGAGCTCAACAAGGAGCTGTCGGCGGCGCCGCACGCGGAGTGGGTGGTGGGCGAGAAGCTGATGGTGCCGGAGAAGGTCGACGATTATACGCTTCGGCTCTCGTTCGCCGCGGCGAACGGGATGGTCTTGCGGATGCTGGCGTTCCACGGCTGTCAGTGGCCGCTCAGCTTCGAGCGGTTCGGGTTCTACGCGCCCGCCCACTATCTCAAGCAGTTCCACCCCAAGTACAACTCCGCGGTCACGGACTACAAGCTCTTCAACCAGAAGGCGGACGACCTCAATCCGCAACGTCCGTCCATGACCCCCTGGCCGGTCTCGCAGTATACGCCCGGCAGCGCCACGCTCATCGCGGACCGCAACCCTTACTACTGGAAGGTGGACCCGGCCGGCCGGCAGCTGCCGTACATCGACCGCGTCGAGCACACCCTCGTCGAGAGCAACGAGGCCGCCGCGGGCCTCGCCCTCTCCTGCCGGATCGACATGCAGTACCGGAGCATGGACCTCAAGAAGTACCCGTTGTTTGTCGAGAAGTCCGCCGCGTGCCACTACCACGTCCTGCGGTGGGCGTCGGCGCAGGGCGGCCAGGTTGTGTTCTGGCCGAACCAGACCTATCCGCACGACCCGGTCCTGCGTAAGATCTTCCAGGACCGCAACTTCCGCATCGCGCTCTCCTACGCGATCGACCGGCAGAAGATCAACGCCGTCTCGTATCTGAACCAGGGCGTCATCAACGGCCAGCTCGTTGTGCCCGATTCCCCCTACTTCGTGCCCGACGTGAACACGCTCTACCAGCAGCACGATCCGAAGCGGGCCGGCGAATACCTGGACAAAGCCGGCCTCAAGCTCGGCCCGGACGGGAAGACCCGCCTGCGCCCGGACGGGCGGCCGCTCGAAATCACGATCGAGACGCAAATGCAGGGCGCCGACCTGGACGCGGTCCAGCTCACAGCCTCCGACTGGAACGCGGTGGGCGTCAAGGCGGTCGTCAAGACGATGTCGCGCGATCTCTACTGGCCGCGCGCCACCGGCAACGAGGTGCAGATCGCCACCTGGGGGACCGACCGCGGGATCGAGCCGTTTGTGGACCCGATCTACGTGTTCCCGTTCGATGAGCGGTCGTGGATGGCGCCGGCATTCGGCGTGTACTACAAGACCGGCGGCGCGCGCGGCGAGCGGCCGACCGGGCCGCTGGCGCGCTCGCAGCAGCTGTACGACCTGTTCAAGGTCACGGTGGATCAGGCGAAACAGGTCGACCTCGGCAAGAAACTCATCCGGATGGCCGCCGAAGAGGCGACGACCATCACCACGGTCGGCGTGGTGCCCGTGCCGGTCATCGTCAAGGACAACATGGAAAACGTCCCGGCGCACTACACGCAGGACTGGGTCATCATGTCGCCGGGGAATCTGGACCCCTGCCAGTTCTTCTTCAAGAAGGCGTAG
- a CDS encoding phosphopantothenoylcysteine decarboxylase — MSLQGRRILITSGPTRAPLDAVRFLSNKSTGRLGSLIAEAALEAGADVTFVYGRGSALPLVRGGRIDHLRVLPIDTVDELVAVFRQQLPTGFDAVVHAMAVLDFAPAETREEKVSSNQTEWLVRLVPTPKAAGLVHDLAPRTFFIGFKLEVAKSPAELVGIAADWARRTQADLVVANDMRDIEHGTHTGHFVRPDGTVEQVVQGKEMIARALVALLGRRLGDRTEPAGRRE, encoded by the coding sequence ATGAGCCTCCAGGGACGCCGCATCCTGATCACGTCCGGCCCCACGCGGGCGCCGCTCGACGCCGTCCGCTTTCTCTCCAACAAGTCAACCGGCCGGCTCGGTTCGCTCATCGCCGAGGCCGCGCTCGAAGCCGGCGCGGACGTCACGTTCGTCTACGGCCGGGGCAGCGCCCTGCCCCTCGTCCGCGGCGGGCGCATCGATCATCTTCGCGTGCTGCCGATCGACACCGTCGACGAACTGGTCGCGGTGTTCCGGCAGCAGCTGCCGACCGGCTTCGACGCCGTCGTGCACGCGATGGCCGTGCTCGACTTCGCGCCGGCCGAGACGCGCGAAGAGAAAGTGTCCAGCAACCAAACGGAGTGGCTCGTCCGCCTGGTGCCCACGCCGAAGGCGGCGGGGCTCGTGCACGATCTCGCCCCGCGGACGTTTTTCATCGGGTTCAAGCTCGAGGTCGCCAAGTCGCCTGCCGAATTGGTCGGGATCGCCGCGGACTGGGCGCGCCGCACGCAGGCGGATCTCGTCGTGGCCAACGACATGCGCGACATCGAGCACGGCACCCACACGGGCCACTTCGTCCGGCCGGACGGCACCGTGGAGCAGGTCGTGCAGGGCAAGGAGATGATCGCCCGCGCGCTCGTCGCTCTGCTGGGACGGCGGCTCGGCGATCGAACCGAGCCCGCGGGCCGGCGCGAATAG
- a CDS encoding pentapeptide repeat-containing protein codes for KVLLSLLMLARPGRDVIKRTQLTFESRNLAGLRFMNRDLSGVSFRQSDLSHGVFRDCDLRGALFEGTFLHRTRFEGDNDLRDARFGDSSRAFSIFVGSKLLDDPGQIKEWLAARTGRPVPTAESCPTALQLRYLFGKYITPLGTPKRDYLKHDALVAGRQYPGAARPEACLDEAVSEGYLTGPDFRNRFRRAEGDKYAEMVRLVRDGSISDHLGQIISRVCQRRACLHEIHA; via the coding sequence CAAAGTTCTGCTTTCGCTACTCATGCTTGCTCGTCCGGGCCGCGATGTCATCAAACGTACGCAACTCACTTTTGAGAGTAGAAATCTGGCTGGCCTTCGTTTTATGAATCGCGACTTGTCCGGCGTTTCATTTAGACAATCCGATCTTTCGCATGGGGTATTCAGGGACTGCGATCTTCGGGGAGCGCTATTTGAGGGGACGTTTCTTCACCGCACGCGTTTCGAAGGCGATAATGATTTAAGGGATGCGCGGTTTGGGGACTCAAGCCGTGCTTTTTCCATCTTCGTTGGCTCCAAGCTCCTCGATGACCCGGGACAAATCAAGGAATGGTTGGCCGCCCGGACGGGCAGGCCGGTTCCTACTGCAGAGTCTTGTCCAACGGCATTGCAACTGCGATATCTCTTCGGCAAATACATCACGCCTCTCGGCACGCCCAAAAGAGATTATCTAAAGCACGATGCCCTGGTTGCCGGAAGACAATATCCCGGTGCCGCCAGACCGGAGGCTTGTTTAGATGAAGCGGTGAGTGAGGGATACCTTACCGGGCCGGATTTCCGCAATAGGTTCCGGCGAGCCGAAGGTGACAAATATGCCGAAATGGTTAGGCTCGTCCGCGACGGCAGCATTAGTGATCATTTGGGCCAGATCATTTCACGCGTATGCCAGCGACGCGCCTGCTTGCATGAAATTCACGCATGA
- the queG gene encoding tRNA epoxyqueuosine(34) reductase QueG, with translation MSTPAALAAAVKAEARAAGFDLCGITTAAPFALEGRALTDWVAQGYHGEMAYMARNAPRSPAPAAVVPDARSLVVVGLYYGDAVPGGTDGDAGAPLSAGRDCWPAAGPRGRISRYAHGDDYHLVMEPRLRRLAEFLRTRGARIARYYVDTGPVIDRAAARRAGLGWFGKNTMIITQRAYGSWVFLGEILTDLALPPDEAAEGDCGRCRICLDACPTGAIVAPYTVDARRCISYLTIEHRGSIPRDLRPQIGGHVFGCDICQAVCPHNARTAAARHPELAPRPDTGARPELIPLLNIGEAEFRRRFRRSPVKRAKRRGFRRNVAVALGNAGDPAAVPALAEALQDPDALIRGHAAWALGRIGGDAARRHLRDRLLHEPDPEVRDELDGALRDAGEGRRVQTA, from the coding sequence GTGAGCACTCCCGCGGCGCTCGCCGCCGCCGTCAAAGCCGAAGCGCGCGCCGCCGGATTCGACCTGTGCGGGATCACAACGGCCGCGCCGTTCGCCTTGGAGGGCCGGGCGCTCACCGATTGGGTGGCGCAGGGCTACCACGGCGAGATGGCCTACATGGCCCGCAACGCCCCGCGCTCACCGGCGCCGGCGGCCGTGGTCCCCGACGCCAGATCGCTCGTCGTCGTCGGCCTCTACTACGGGGACGCCGTCCCGGGCGGCACCGACGGCGATGCGGGGGCACCCTTGTCGGCCGGCCGCGACTGTTGGCCGGCGGCCGGGCCGCGCGGGCGGATCAGCCGCTACGCTCACGGCGACGACTATCATCTCGTGATGGAACCCCGCCTGCGGCGGCTCGCGGAGTTCCTTCGCACCCGCGGCGCGCGGATCGCACGTTACTACGTGGACACCGGCCCGGTCATCGACCGGGCGGCGGCGCGGCGGGCCGGCCTCGGCTGGTTCGGCAAGAACACGATGATCATCACTCAGCGCGCGTACGGCTCGTGGGTGTTTCTCGGGGAGATTCTCACCGATCTCGCGCTCCCGCCGGATGAGGCGGCCGAGGGCGACTGCGGCCGCTGCCGCATCTGCCTCGACGCCTGCCCGACCGGCGCGATCGTCGCCCCGTACACTGTGGACGCGCGGCGCTGCATCTCGTACCTGACGATCGAACACCGCGGATCCATCCCGCGCGACCTGCGGCCGCAGATCGGCGGCCACGTCTTCGGCTGCGACATCTGTCAGGCGGTGTGCCCCCACAACGCGCGGACCGCGGCGGCGCGGCATCCCGAATTGGCGCCGCGGCCCGACACCGGCGCCCGGCCGGAACTGATCCCGCTGCTCAACATCGGCGAGGCCGAGTTTCGCCGGCGGTTTCGCCGCTCGCCCGTGAAGCGCGCGAAGCGGCGGGGGTTCCGCCGCAACGTCGCCGTGGCGCTCGGCAACGCGGGGGACCCCGCCGCGGTCCCGGCGCTCGCCGAAGCACTCCAGGATCCCGACGCGTTGATCCGTGGGCACGCCGCGTGGGCGCTGGGGCGGATCGGCGGCGACGCCGCGCGCCGGCACCTGCGCGACCGGCTGCTGCATGAGCCCGATCCGGAGGTGCGGGACGAGCTCGACGGCGCGCTGCGGGATGCCGGCGAGGGGAGACGGGTCCAGACCGCGTAA
- a CDS encoding enolase C-terminal domain-like protein gives MRITTLEATPVAAPDPPLRNSWGVHAPYFLRTILRLTTDDGFVGLSETYGPDKVGPLAVERARQVVVGESPYNVQRFIYRLRDTVLAGAIEVGCLDLIGRAAGRRLCDLLGGPVRERVPFSAYLFYKYADDDAWGEVGSAEQMVGLAEAFVERFGFRTLKVKGGVLPPPEEVETMRLLRERFGPGYALRLDPNAVWSVETSLRVAHDLERAGVWLEYLEDPTEGIEGMARVRERIAMPLATNMCVTSWDEIAPAVSRGAVDVVLSDHHAWGGLRACQELGRVCRVFHLGIGMHSNSHFGISMAAMTHLAAVVPAMVAAADTHYPWLTEDIVAGRPFAFEDGTLAVPPGPGLGVDLDEDRLAACHDAFRRGVVRQRDDTAELVKRDPGWLPIKPRW, from the coding sequence GTGCGGATCACCACCTTGGAGGCCACGCCCGTCGCCGCGCCCGATCCGCCGCTGCGCAACTCCTGGGGCGTCCACGCGCCGTACTTTCTCCGGACCATTCTCCGCCTGACGACGGACGACGGGTTCGTGGGCCTGAGCGAGACGTACGGTCCTGACAAAGTCGGTCCGCTCGCCGTCGAACGGGCCCGGCAGGTCGTGGTCGGGGAAAGCCCCTATAACGTGCAGCGGTTCATCTACCGTCTGCGCGACACCGTCCTCGCCGGCGCGATCGAAGTCGGCTGCCTCGATCTGATCGGCCGCGCCGCCGGCCGGCGCCTGTGCGATCTGCTCGGCGGACCGGTGCGCGAGCGCGTGCCGTTCAGCGCCTACCTCTTCTACAAATACGCCGACGACGATGCCTGGGGAGAGGTCGGGTCCGCGGAACAGATGGTCGGCCTGGCCGAGGCCTTCGTCGAACGGTTCGGCTTCCGCACGCTCAAGGTCAAAGGGGGCGTCCTGCCGCCGCCGGAGGAGGTCGAGACGATGCGGCTCCTCCGCGAGCGCTTCGGCCCCGGGTACGCGTTGCGCCTCGATCCCAACGCGGTGTGGTCTGTGGAGACCAGCCTCCGCGTGGCGCACGACCTGGAACGCGCCGGTGTGTGGCTTGAGTACCTCGAAGATCCGACCGAGGGCATCGAGGGCATGGCCAGGGTGCGGGAGCGCATCGCCATGCCGCTGGCGACCAACATGTGCGTGACGTCGTGGGACGAGATCGCGCCGGCGGTGTCGCGCGGCGCGGTGGACGTCGTCCTCTCCGATCACCACGCCTGGGGCGGATTGCGGGCCTGCCAGGAACTCGGCCGCGTCTGCCGGGTGTTTCACCTCGGCATCGGCATGCATTCCAACAGCCACTTCGGGATCTCGATGGCGGCCATGACGCATCTGGCCGCCGTCGTGCCGGCCATGGTGGCGGCCGCCGACACCCATTACCCCTGGCTGACCGAGGACATCGTGGCCGGCCGGCCGTTCGCGTTCGAGGACGGCACGCTCGCCGTGCCGCCGGGGCCCGGGCTGGGCGTCGATCTCGACGAAGACCGGCTCGCGGCCTGCCATGACGCGTTCCGGCGCGGTGTCGTGCGCCAGCGCGACGATACCGCCGAGCTCGTCAAGCGTGATCCGGGGTGGCTTCCGATCAAGCCGCGCTGGTAG